CGCAGCAGGTCGTCGATCTCCACCCAGCCGTGAGGATCGAGCGTCAGTCCGATCCGTTCCGGCTGGTGTCGCAGATGTTTTGAGACGTATTTGGACACCTTCACGGTGCGTCTTTCATCCATGAGCCCCAGCGTGCCCGCTCGGCACGCCCTCCGGCAGGGATTTTCGGCGGCGGCGCGGCGCTGGACACCCCCTATCGTCATTCCAAGATGCGGAATATATTTTCCATTATCACTTCTGCCTTGGGGGGCCCATGACACCTCAGACCTCTCTCCCACGCCGTGCGGCTGCCGAGCTGATCGGGACCGCCGGCCTGCTCATGGTCGTGATCGGATCCGGGCTCAAGGCCGCGGAGCTCAGTCCCGACACCGGTGTGGCCCTCCTCGCCAACTCGTTCGTGTCGGCGATCGGTCTCGGTCTGATCGTCACTCTCCTCGGCCCGCTGTCCGGTGCCCATCTCAACCCGGTGGTGACCCTCACCTCCTGGTGGGCCGGCCGCACCGGCGGTACAGGGCTCGGCGGCCGTGAGGTGTCCGTCTACGTCACCGCACAGACGGCCGGTGCCATCGGTGGCGCCGTCCTCGCGGAGGCCATGTTCGGCCGGCCTCCGGGCAGCTTCGCCACCCAGGTGCGCGACGGGGGCCATCTGCTCGTCGGCGAGGTGATCGCCACCGCCGGCCTCGTCCTGGTGATCCAGGGGCTGGGGCGTATCGGGCGCGCCGGGCTGATACCGGCGGCGGTGGCGGCGTACCTCGCGGCCGCGATCTGGTTCACCTCCTCCGGGTCCTTCGCCAACCCCGCCGGCACCATCGGGCGCAGCTTCAGCGACTCCTTCACGGGCATCGCGCCCGGTTCGCTGCCGGGCTTCGTCGCCGCCCAACTGGCCGGCGGGGTGCTCGGCCTGGTCTTGGCCGCCCTCCTCTACGGGACCGGGGCGAGGGGCGGCGCGAGCGACCGCTCCGCAGCCGGCGAAGGCTCCGAGGCCGGGGAGCCGAAGCCGGGCGGAACCGCCGTACCGGCTGCGCTCCCCGGGGTCGCCACGGCGGCCGGGGAGGGCCCTTACAGGGACGCGTACCGGACCGTGGGTTGAGACGCCGTCTCGGTTGCCCACAGGGAAAGGGCACTTGTCCACAGCTGTTTGGGCGGGTTTTGGCGGCAAACGAGTGATCCGCCCTGGGGAAACCGGGGACCCGGGGCACCGCATACGTTCAGGGCTGACGTCCGGCCCGGCTCGCCAGGGCGTTCATCGTGCGTGCCTGGAGCTCGCGCTCTGTCGCAGCCCGCACGAACTCCGCCACGTGTTCGGCTCCGACCAGCTCCT
This DNA window, taken from Streptomyces sp. TN58, encodes the following:
- a CDS encoding aquaporin, with protein sequence MTPQTSLPRRAAAELIGTAGLLMVVIGSGLKAAELSPDTGVALLANSFVSAIGLGLIVTLLGPLSGAHLNPVVTLTSWWAGRTGGTGLGGREVSVYVTAQTAGAIGGAVLAEAMFGRPPGSFATQVRDGGHLLVGEVIATAGLVLVIQGLGRIGRAGLIPAAVAAYLAAAIWFTSSGSFANPAGTIGRSFSDSFTGIAPGSLPGFVAAQLAGGVLGLVLAALLYGTGARGGASDRSAAGEGSEAGEPKPGGTAVPAALPGVATAAGEGPYRDAYRTVG